In Musa acuminata AAA Group cultivar baxijiao chromosome BXJ2-8, Cavendish_Baxijiao_AAA, whole genome shotgun sequence, one genomic interval encodes:
- the LOC135619443 gene encoding protein DETOXIFICATION 27-like — translation MMSREERVALLRGEGKEDRVLVRRCLIESKKLWRVVGPAAFSRVVTYSLNVITQAFAGHLGDLELASISIANTVVVGFSFGLMLGMASALETLCGQAFGARKYHMLGVYMQRSWIVLFICAVLLLPMYFFATPILTLIGQPPALAAQAGEVSMWFIPLHFSFAFLFPLQKFLQCQLKNSISATVSAVALVVHLFVTWLFVSKLQLGLIGTTLTLNFSWWVAVFCLLGYVTCGGCPHTWKGFSMEAFAGLWEFIKLSAASGIMLCLENWYYRILILLTGNLNNAEVAVDAISICMSINGWELMIPLAFLAGTGVRVANELGAGNGKGARFATIVSVTTSSVIGLFFCVSIMLLHDKFAFIYTSSSVVLEAVDKLSVLLAFTIILNSVQPVLSGVAVGSGWQALVAYVNIGTYYFVGIPVGILLGWVLRLGVLGIWAGMIGGTAVQTVILAIITIRCDWDKEVIFSWDSMPSFTPCSSILLFQVPFPCTLQAAIANARVEKWSSPNKP, via the exons ATGATGAGCAGAGAAGAGAGAGTTGCCCTTCTCCGTGGAGAAGGCAAGGAGGATCGTGTGTTGGTGAGGAGGTGTTTGATCGAGTCCAAGAAGCTTTGGCGGGTCGTCGGCCCGGCGGCATTTAGCAGGGTGGTGACCTACAGCTTGAACGTCATCACACAGGCCTTCGCCGGCCACCTCGGCGACCTCGAGCTCGCCTCGATCTCCATCGCCAACACCGTCGTCGTCGGCTTCAGCTTTGGCCTGATG CTTGGCATGGCGAGCGCGCTGGAGACGTTATGTGGGCAGGCTTTCGGTGCGAGGAAGTACCACATGTTAGGCGTGTACATGCAGCGGTCGTGGATTGTGCTCTTCATATGTGCAGTCCTTTTACTCCCCATGTACTTCTTCGCCACCCCAATCCTAACACTAATAGGGCAGCCGCCGGCACTTGCGGCACAAGCCGGGGAGGTGTCGATGTGGTTCATCCCGCTGCACTTCTCCTTCGCCTTTCTCTTCCCCCTCCAGAAATTCCTGCAGTGCCAGCTCAAGAACTCCATCAGCGCCACGGTTTCGGCGGTCGCCCTCGTCGTCCACCTCTTCGTCACCTGGCTCTTTGTGTCGAAGCTGCAGCTTGGCCTGATCGGAACCACACTCACCCTCAACTTCTCTTGGTGGGTGGCTGTTTTCTGCCTCCTTGGCTATGTCACATGCGGTGGCTGCCCTCACACTTGGAAGGGCTTTTCCATGGAAGCCTTTGCCGGGCTGTGGGAGTTCATTAAGCTCTCCGCCGCTTCCGGTATCATGCTATG CTTGGAGAACTGGTACTACAGAATACTGATCTTGTTAACGGGGAATCTTAATAACGCTGAGGTCGCAGTGGACGCCATATCGATCTG CATGAGTATAAATGGATGGGAGCTAATGATTCCTTTGGCATTCTTGGCTGGCACTGG CGTGCGCGTCGCCAACGAGCTCGGAGCCGGCAATGGCAAAGGTGCGAGGTTCGCCACCATCGTGTCTGTGACGACCTCTTCTGTGATCGGCCTCTTCTTCTGCGTGTCGATCATGTTGCTCCATGATAAGTTCGCCTTCATCTACACCTCGAGCTCAGTCGTGCTCGAGGCTGTCGATAAACTGTCCGTTCTATTGGCGTTCACAATTATCCTTAACAGTGTTCAACCTGTTCTTTCTG gtgttgctGTTGGGTCGGGATGGCAAGCGCTGGTGGCATATGTTAACATAGGGACATACTACTTTGTTGGAATTCCTGTAGGAATTCTCCTGGGATGGGTCCTCAGACTTGGCGTTctg ggAATTTGGGCAGGAATGATCGGTGGAACTGCAGTGCAGACAGTAATTTTAGCCATAATTACCATCAGATGTGATTGGGATAAAGAGGTCATATTTAGCTGGGACTCGATGCCTAGTTTTACTCCGTGTTCCTCGATTCTCCTATTTCAAGTCCCTTTCCCATGCACTTTGCAGGCGGCAATCGCTAACGCGCGCGTGGAGAAATGGTCCAGTCCCAATAAACCATGA
- the LOC135619444 gene encoding WEB family protein At3g02930, chloroplastic-like, whose translation MDTEEKLLQLQEELKNVARERCQALEELEEMKWRMLSEEENKANSKARLEMLESELEKAKESERRMLESLTCQTKQLEQTKILLEEAKLEIRSLNESIGILESSAGPKASTVEKGVTPEVARGSQEIGALRTELRLALAAEEKSKKAMDDLALVLKEVTTESSWMKEKLCQTQCELENARGEAERLKVMLKRTENKLRVTTEESKRLKSEAEESFAAWNAKETGFLECMKMCEDEIINMKQENAKLADLHKSARQEISKLRDILKQAVNEASVVKEALEIARKENSQLQDMLTEKDNSLENMAQELECLKASEAAALDNVKELQSLLVASSSIDLSSTSNSSDKDAFRSPRTPASGSAVRKTMAKYPSENWKHEDPLTESGRRLSLGDSDRFEGSILDLVESPRQKKDEEVVAVAEKSSLTTKSLHSSSNQVDRKQLNGMENGWDSPIRQKLKKRQILRRFGDMLRRSIHN comes from the coding sequence ATGGATACGGAAGAGAAGTTGCTTCAGCTGCAAGAAGAGCTGAAAAATGTGGCACGAGAGCGCTGCCAGGCTCTGGAAGAGTTGGAAGAGATGAAATGGAGGATGCTTTCTGAGGAGGAGAACAAGGCGAACTCGAAGGCCAGATTGGAGATGTTAGAATCTGAGCTGGAGAAAGCCAAGGAATCAGAAAGAAGAATGCTCGAGTCCCTCACGTGCCAGACCAAACAGCTCGAGCAAACCAAGATATTGCTGGAAGAAGCCAAATTGGAGATAAGGTCTCTCAACGAGAGCATCGGAATCTTAGAGAGTTCCGCAGGGCCCAAGGCCAGCACCGTCGAGAAGGGCGTCACGCCGGAAGTCGCTCGCGGCAGCCAGGAGATTGGCGCGCTGAGAACCGAATTGAGGTTGGCGTTGGCTGCGGAAGAGAAGAGCAAGAAGGCCATGGATGATCTGGCTTtggtcctcaaggaagtcacgacGGAGTCCAGTTGGATGAAGGAGAAGCTCTGCCAGACGCAGTGCGAGCTAGAGAATGCGAGGGGAGAGGCAGAGCGCCTTAAGGTCATGCTGAAGCGCACGGAGAACAAGCTTCGGGTGACGACGGAGGAGTCCAAGAGGCTCAAGTCGGAAGCGGAGGAGTCCTTCGCCGCGTGGAACGCGAAGGAGACGGGGTTCCTGGAGTGCATGAAGATGTGCGAAGACGAGATCATCAACATGAAGCAAGAGAACGCGAAGTTGGCCGATCTGCACAAATCGGCGAGGCAAGAGATCTCCAAGCTGCGAGACATCCTGAAGCAGGCCGTCAACGAGGCTTCGGTGGTGAAGGAAGCTTTGGAGATTGCTCGGAAAGAAAATTCCCAGCTCCAAGACATGCTCACCGAGAAGGACAACTCCCTGGAGAACATGGCGCAGGAGTTGGAATGCCTCAAGGCCAGCGAAGCAGCTGCCCTCGACAATGTAAAGGAGCTGCAGAGTTTGCTCGTCGCGTCCTCGTCGATTGACTTGAGCTCCACAAGCAATTCTTCTGATAAGGACGCCTTCAGAAGTCCACGAACACCGGCGAGCGGGAGCGCAGTCCGTAAAACCATGGCGAAGTATCCGTCGGAGAATTGGAAGCACGAAGACCCGTTGACGGAGAGCGGGCGTCGACTGTCGCTGGGGGACTCCGACAGGTTCGAGGGGTCGATACTTGACCTGGTGGAATCGCCCAGGCAGAAGAAGGATGAGGAGGTCGTCGCAGTGGCAGAGAAGAGCTCGTTGACGACGAAGAGCTTGCATTCTTCCAGCAACCAAGTCGACAGGAAGCAGCTTAATGGCATGGAGAACGGGTGGGATTCCCCGATACGGCAGAAGCTGAAGAAGAGGCAAATCCTTCGAAGGTTCGGAGACATGCTGAGAAGAAGCATTCATAATTGA
- the LOC103994896 gene encoding VQ motif-containing protein 9-like translates to MEKTHRCSGTTAAANASSLNCDANAGTLSGDGGQTRSNGIQSSLKSLNRASYKISKPLPRNPVADPTPVAARAAPVPKLPETAAGGGGGPPYQPQPPVYNIDKNDFRDVVQKLTGSPAYHQSRPQPAEAPPLPPPRPCSAGPPSRLHRIRPPPLAQLSPRQTPPVPAPPPLSPLPPLPAVSAAAESPISAYMRRLRSVGVPSALALSPTLAPTLPLGMGCLLSPRTAFQMMIAAPGMQFPASPGVQLASPRLGDP, encoded by the coding sequence ATGGAGAAGACCCATCGTTGCTCGGGCACCACCGCGGCTGCGAATGCCAGCTCCTTAAACTGTGATGCTAATGCTGGTACTCTCAGCGGCGATGGCGGCCAGACGAGGAGCAACGGCATACAAAGTTCACTCAAGTCCCTCAACAGAGCCTCTTATAAGATCTCCAAGCCCCTCCCCAGAAACCCCGTTGCTGACCCTACCCCCGTCGCTGCTCGGGCCGCTCCGGTCCCCAAGCTGCCGGAGACGGCGGCCGGTGGGGGTGGGGGTCCGCCGTACCAGCCGCAGCCGCCAGTGTACAACATCGACAAGAACGACTTCCGCGACGTCGTCCAGAAGCTCACCGGATCCCCCGCGTACCACCAGAGCCGCCCGCAGCCCGCGGAGGCCCCGCCTCTGCCCCCCCCTCGTCCTTGTTCGGCCGGCCCCCCCTCCCGTCTCCACCGCATCCGTCCGCCGCCCCTCGCCCAGCTCTCCCCGCGCCAGACTCCCCCGGTTCCGGCTCCGCCGCCCCTCTCCCCTCTGCCGCCGCTCCCGGCCGTCAGCGCCGCGGCGGAGTCGCCGATCTCCGCCTACATGCGTCGCCTCCGCAGCGTCGGCGTTCCGTCCGCCCTGGCCCTGTCTCCCACGTTGGCGCCGACCTTGCCGCTGGGTATGGGCTGCCTTCTGTCACCGCGGACGGCATTTCAGATGATGATAGCGGCTCCGGGGATGCAGTTCCCGGCCTCCCCAGGGGTACAGCTGGCGAGCCCCAGATTGGGAGATCCCTGA